From the genome of Nitratidesulfovibrio sp., one region includes:
- a CDS encoding aminoglycoside phosphotransferase family protein, producing MHTAATIAEFLGRMARQGYGTGTGAMPGGLPGPAQTAPGEADAATPHAWAAALGVPVSVSGLESASEPIAAADVSFLAAGEYHENWLVRAPAGPVVLRVNRGGAAGSQLGLADQISYEYRVLHALAGCGATPRPLALAPCPLPARAVGGDGNPPGAPPPGDAPAPLCGGALLMQWLPGRPLDYRTDARHAARVFAAVHAAPVPPAVELPPPGPVPHVLPRGVLAAQPDPVAAIVAESSVLLDRHARHPLAPRMDAARQALLAYRDRVARLAGDTRHLFAREAPVIANTEVNSGNFLVPGDAETAPCGRAGFAAPCGAWLVDWEKAVVTTRYQDLGHFLAATTTLWKTDFTFDAASRAAFLDDYRAALRDAGQPAPGAEECATKADVMVRAVLLRGLSWCLMAWHEYAGGGRALAHADTFRTIERYLGNIAWFLR from the coding sequence GTGCACACGGCGGCCACCATCGCGGAATTTCTCGGGCGCATGGCCCGGCAGGGGTATGGAACCGGGACGGGGGCCATGCCCGGTGGCCTGCCCGGCCCCGCGCAGACCGCCCCCGGCGAGGCGGACGCGGCCACGCCCCATGCCTGGGCCGCCGCGCTGGGCGTGCCCGTGTCCGTATCTGGGCTCGAATCCGCGTCCGAACCCATAGCGGCAGCGGACGTCTCCTTCCTGGCCGCCGGGGAGTATCACGAAAACTGGCTGGTGCGCGCCCCGGCGGGGCCGGTGGTGCTGCGCGTCAACCGGGGAGGCGCTGCGGGCAGCCAACTGGGACTGGCCGACCAGATTTCCTACGAGTACCGGGTGCTGCATGCCCTGGCCGGGTGCGGGGCCACCCCCCGTCCGCTGGCCCTGGCCCCCTGTCCCTTGCCCGCCCGTGCGGTGGGGGGCGACGGGAATCCGCCCGGCGCCCCGCCGCCGGGTGACGCTCCAGCGCCCCTGTGCGGCGGCGCCCTGCTGATGCAGTGGCTGCCGGGCCGCCCGCTGGACTACCGCACCGATGCCCGCCATGCCGCGCGGGTGTTCGCCGCCGTGCACGCGGCCCCGGTGCCCCCGGCGGTGGAACTGCCCCCGCCCGGTCCGGTGCCGCATGTGCTGCCACGTGGCGTGCTGGCCGCGCAACCGGACCCGGTGGCGGCCATCGTGGCCGAAAGCTCGGTCCTGCTTGACCGGCACGCCCGCCATCCGCTGGCCCCGCGCATGGATGCCGCGCGGCAGGCGCTGTTGGCCTACCGCGACCGGGTGGCCCGGCTGGCCGGGGATACCCGCCATCTGTTTGCACGGGAAGCCCCGGTCATCGCCAATACCGAGGTCAACTCCGGCAACTTCCTGGTGCCCGGCGACGCGGAGACGGCACCGTGCGGTCGCGCGGGGTTCGCCGCGCCCTGCGGTGCATGGCTGGTGGACTGGGAAAAGGCGGTGGTCACCACCCGGTATCAGGACCTGGGCCACTTTCTGGCGGCCACCACCACCCTGTGGAAGACCGATTTCACCTTTGACGCGGCCTCGCGCGCGGCCTTTCTGGATGACTACCGGGCGGCGCTGCGCGATGCGGGCCAACCCGCGCCGGGCGCCGAGGAATGCGCGACGAAGGCCGACGTCATGGTGCGCGCCGTGCTGCTGCGCGGCCTGTCGTGGTGCCTGATGGCCTGGCACGAATACGCGGGCGGCGGGCGCGCGCTGGCCCATGCCGACACCTTTCGGACCATTGAACGCTATCTGGGGAACATCGCATGGTTCTTGCGGTAG
- a CDS encoding ABC transporter ATP-binding protein: MVLAVEGLCASYGEGDAAPGSAGLVAAAVGRAVAFAAGRRGERTPSPPSVHRAVGGGRCASGEAVFSGVTFHLAQGEMACLVGPSGVGKTTLLRVLAGLHPYDAGRFTVTPPAGHDDAVILVFQDYLLFPHLTVHDNVAFGLRARGLGRRQRMARAGDMLADFAIGDLAHRYPAHLSAGQRQRVALARALVCNPALLLLDEPFANLDRTLRLEMAAYVRDTVRRYGVTTLSVTHDLEEAFAVSDRIGVMLHGRLAQFGTPAELYGRPVSLDVARFMGPVNVLDGPACTAFGLPLPGGCLCGGGDDCAPLALRPEGLTAIPDPVGAAVVTRAVFTGQVTRLTLTPARAEGVPLPGVPVLVVHTLRTDMPTGTRVRVELA; encoded by the coding sequence ATGGTTCTTGCGGTAGAGGGGCTGTGCGCCTCGTACGGAGAGGGCGACGCCGCGCCCGGCAGCGCGGGGCTGGTGGCCGCCGCCGTGGGCCGGGCAGTGGCCTTTGCCGCCGGGCGGCGGGGAGAACGCACGCCGTCGCCGCCATCCGTCCATCGGGCCGTGGGCGGCGGACGTTGCGCGTCGGGAGAAGCGGTGTTCAGCGGGGTCACCTTCCATCTGGCCCAGGGCGAGATGGCCTGCCTTGTCGGCCCTTCCGGCGTGGGCAAGACCACCCTGCTGCGGGTGCTGGCCGGGCTGCATCCGTACGATGCGGGCAGGTTCACCGTCACCCCGCCCGCCGGGCACGACGACGCGGTGATCCTGGTATTCCAGGACTATCTGCTGTTCCCGCACCTGACCGTGCACGACAATGTGGCCTTCGGCCTGCGCGCGCGCGGCCTGGGCCGCCGCCAGCGCATGGCGCGGGCCGGGGACATGCTGGCAGACTTCGCCATCGGCGATCTGGCCCACCGCTATCCGGCCCACCTTTCCGCCGGGCAGCGCCAGCGGGTGGCCCTGGCGCGCGCGCTGGTGTGCAACCCGGCCCTGCTGCTGCTGGACGAGCCCTTCGCCAACCTGGACCGCACCCTGCGCCTGGAAATGGCCGCCTATGTGCGCGATACGGTGCGCCGCTACGGGGTGACTACCCTCAGCGTCACCCACGACCTGGAAGAGGCGTTCGCCGTGTCCGACCGCATCGGGGTGATGCTGCACGGGCGGCTGGCCCAGTTCGGCACCCCGGCGGAACTGTACGGCCGGCCCGTATCGCTTGATGTGGCGCGCTTCATGGGGCCGGTCAACGTGCTGGATGGTCCGGCGTGCACGGCCTTCGGCCTGCCCCTGCCGGGCGGCTGCCTGTGCGGTGGCGGCGACGACTGTGCGCCGCTGGCCCTGCGGCCCGAAGGACTGACCGCCATCCCCGATCCGGTCGGGGCCGCCGTTGTCACGCGGGCCGTGTTCACTGGGCAGGTCACCCGGCTGACCCTGACCCCGGCCCGTGCGGAGGGTGTGCCCCTGCCCGGCGTGCCGGTACTGGTGGTGCACACCCTGCGCACGGACATGCCGACGGGGACGCGGGTGCGTGTGGAACTGGCGTAG